Proteins encoded together in one Olsenella timonensis window:
- a CDS encoding CTP synthase, producing the protein MAKHIFVTGGVVSSLGKGITAASLGRLLKARGYKVMMQKADPYLNVDPGTMSPFQHGEVFVTEDGYESDLDLGHYERFIDENLTRDSNFTTGAVYQSLISRERAGDFLGGTVQVIPHVTDAIKERFRRVEAETGADVVITELGGTIGDIESQAFVEAIRQFRNEKGRDECILIHVSLVPYIAAAHEVKTKPTQHSVRELRSFGLQPDFIVCRSDHEVDASIRAKIASFCDVPADHVFENSDCPSIYDVPEHLAAQGFDAKVCERLGLELRESHMEGWYGFTSAMHAANARADVTRVCVVGKYTQLPDAYLSVIEALHHSGVLFGRHVDIRLVDGEALDEKNVEGVLGDADGILVPGGFGLRGIEGKVCAVRRARTQRIPYLGVCLGLQVAVCEFARDVCGLADASSAEFDAATPHPVIHIMPDQAEITDKGGTMRLGAYPCKVVSGTLAAEAYGEPLVYERHRHRYEVNNAYRERLTSAGLVISGLSPDERLVEMVELPEDVHPWFVASQAHPEFKSRPDRPAPLFREFVRAAIAHHEGCGRHDVAPLA; encoded by the coding sequence ATGGCAAAGCACATCTTCGTGACCGGCGGCGTGGTCTCGTCGCTCGGCAAGGGCATCACGGCGGCGTCGCTCGGGCGGCTGCTCAAGGCCCGCGGCTACAAGGTCATGATGCAGAAGGCGGACCCCTACCTCAACGTGGACCCGGGCACGATGAGCCCCTTCCAGCACGGCGAGGTCTTCGTCACCGAGGACGGCTACGAGTCCGACCTCGACCTCGGCCACTACGAGCGCTTCATCGACGAGAACCTCACGCGCGACTCCAACTTCACCACGGGGGCCGTCTACCAGAGCCTCATCTCCCGCGAGCGCGCGGGCGACTTCCTCGGCGGCACCGTGCAGGTCATCCCGCACGTGACGGACGCCATCAAGGAGCGCTTCCGCCGTGTGGAGGCCGAGACCGGCGCCGACGTGGTGATCACCGAGCTCGGCGGCACGATCGGGGACATCGAGAGCCAGGCCTTCGTGGAGGCCATCCGCCAGTTCCGCAACGAGAAGGGCCGCGACGAGTGCATCCTCATCCACGTGAGCCTCGTGCCCTACATCGCGGCGGCCCACGAGGTCAAGACCAAGCCGACGCAGCACTCGGTGCGGGAGCTGCGCTCCTTCGGCCTGCAGCCCGACTTCATCGTCTGCCGCTCCGACCACGAGGTGGACGCGTCCATCCGCGCCAAGATCGCGAGCTTCTGCGACGTCCCCGCCGACCACGTCTTCGAGAACTCCGACTGCCCCTCGATCTACGACGTGCCGGAGCACCTCGCCGCACAGGGCTTCGACGCGAAGGTCTGCGAGCGCCTGGGGCTCGAGCTCCGCGAGAGCCACATGGAGGGCTGGTACGGCTTCACGAGCGCGATGCACGCCGCCAACGCCCGCGCCGACGTCACGCGCGTCTGCGTGGTGGGCAAGTACACGCAGCTGCCGGACGCCTACCTCTCCGTCATCGAGGCCCTCCACCACTCGGGCGTGCTCTTCGGGCGTCACGTGGACATCCGGCTCGTGGACGGCGAGGCGCTTGACGAGAAGAACGTCGAGGGGGTGCTCGGCGACGCCGACGGCATCCTCGTGCCCGGCGGCTTTGGCCTGCGCGGCATCGAGGGCAAGGTCTGCGCCGTTCGCCGCGCGCGCACCCAGCGCATCCCGTACCTGGGCGTCTGCCTGGGGCTGCAGGTCGCGGTCTGCGAGTTCGCCCGCGACGTCTGCGGCCTGGCGGACGCGAGCTCGGCCGAGTTCGACGCCGCCACGCCCCACCCCGTGATCCACATCATGCCCGACCAGGCCGAGATCACCGACAAGGGCGGCACCATGCGCCTCGGCGCCTACCCGTGCAAGGTCGTGTCCGGCACGCTCGCCGCCGAGGCCTACGGCGAGCCGCTCGTCTACGAGCGCCACCGCCACCGCTACGAGGTCAACAACGCCTACCGCGAGCGGCTGACCTCCGCCGGGCTCGTCATCTCGGGACTCTCGCCCGACGAGCGGCTCGTGGAGATGGTGGAGCTGCCGGAGGACGTGCACCCCTGGTTCGTGGCGAGCCAGGCCCACCCCGAGTTCAAGAGCCGCCCGGACCGCCCGGCGCCGCTGTTCCGCGAGTTCGTGCGCGCCGCGATCGCGCACCACGAGGGATGCGGCCGCCACGACGTGGCGCCGCTCGCCTAG
- a CDS encoding ABC transporter ATP-binding protein, which produces MTDIVRVEGLVKRYGQTLALDHLDLTVAKGEIFGLLGPNGCGKTTAINCILQLLTYDRGTIELFGEPMAPSRHDLKRRIGVVPQQVAVLDELTVRENVDAFCALYVPARAERRRLVDEALDFVGLAEHADKRPRRLSGGLARRLNIACGIAHRPELLFLDEPTVAVDPQSRNAILDGICRLRDGGATVVYTSHYMEEVEQICGRVMIMDAGRAIAQGTCDELKRLIDAGEKIVAQTAPLAPETLARLESLPCVSRASYADGELHVDCAPAAHALVDVLEELRAAGVSCGRVWSEPPTLNDVFLELCGRELRD; this is translated from the coding sequence ATGACCGACATCGTGCGCGTGGAGGGGCTCGTGAAGCGCTACGGCCAGACGCTGGCGCTCGACCACCTCGACCTCACCGTGGCCAAAGGGGAGATCTTCGGCCTCCTGGGCCCCAACGGCTGCGGCAAGACCACGGCCATCAACTGCATCCTGCAGCTGCTCACCTACGACCGCGGCACCATCGAGCTCTTCGGCGAGCCGATGGCGCCCTCCCGCCACGACCTCAAGCGGCGCATCGGCGTGGTCCCGCAGCAGGTCGCCGTGCTCGACGAGCTCACCGTGCGCGAGAACGTGGACGCCTTCTGCGCGCTCTACGTACCCGCGCGCGCCGAGCGGCGCCGCCTGGTGGACGAGGCGCTCGACTTCGTGGGCCTCGCCGAGCACGCGGACAAGCGCCCGCGCAGGCTCTCGGGCGGCCTGGCGCGGCGACTCAACATAGCCTGCGGCATCGCGCACCGGCCCGAGCTGCTCTTCCTCGACGAGCCCACCGTGGCCGTGGACCCGCAGAGCAGAAACGCCATCCTGGACGGCATCTGCCGCCTGCGCGACGGGGGCGCCACCGTGGTCTACACGAGCCACTACATGGAGGAGGTCGAGCAGATCTGCGGGCGCGTCATGATCATGGACGCCGGGCGCGCCATCGCACAGGGCACCTGCGACGAGCTCAAGCGCCTCATCGACGCAGGCGAGAAGATCGTGGCACAGACGGCCCCCCTCGCACCCGAGACGCTCGCGCGCCTGGAGTCGCTGCCGTGCGTGAGCCGCGCCTCCTACGCCGACGGCGAGCTGCACGTGGACTGCGCGCCGGCCGCCCACGCGCTCGTGGACGTGCTCGAGGAGCTGCGCGCGGCCGGCGTGAGCTGCGGGCGCGTCTGGAGCGAGCCGCCCACCCTAAACGACGTCTTCCTCGAGCTCTGCGGCCGTGAGCTGCGCGACTAG
- a CDS encoding site-specific tyrosine recombinase — MELARAREEYLSYLAVERGCSANTVAAYGRDLARYVAWLAERGVTEPDGVSLALVEEHVAELSASGLAASSVERAASAVKGFHRFMLTDEIAQTLPTADLPLPAKPARLPDVISREDAARLLDQPFPATPAGLRDHAVLEVLYGCGLRASELCGLDERTVLLDEGVLRVFGKGSKERVVPILGAAADALGRYLDRGRGALAGRRPCPAVFLNARGGRLSRQSVHAIVEKYGRVVGIRGLHPHTLRHSFATHLLEGGADLRVVQELLGHANVATTQLYTHLGRSHIRRVYLAAHPRA, encoded by the coding sequence GTGGAGCTGGCGCGCGCGAGGGAGGAGTACCTGAGCTACCTCGCCGTCGAGCGGGGATGCTCGGCCAACACCGTCGCCGCCTACGGGCGCGACCTCGCCCGCTACGTCGCCTGGCTCGCCGAGCGCGGCGTCACGGAGCCCGACGGGGTGTCGCTCGCGCTCGTCGAGGAGCACGTCGCCGAGCTCAGCGCGAGCGGGCTGGCGGCATCCTCGGTCGAGCGCGCCGCCTCCGCCGTCAAGGGCTTCCACCGCTTCATGCTCACCGACGAGATCGCGCAGACGCTCCCCACCGCCGACCTGCCCCTGCCGGCAAAGCCGGCGCGCCTCCCCGACGTCATCTCGCGCGAGGACGCCGCCCGCCTGCTGGACCAGCCGTTCCCGGCCACGCCCGCCGGCCTGCGCGACCACGCGGTGCTGGAGGTGCTCTACGGCTGCGGGCTGCGCGCGAGCGAGCTCTGCGGGCTCGACGAGCGCACGGTCCTTCTCGACGAGGGCGTGCTGCGCGTCTTTGGCAAGGGCTCCAAGGAGCGCGTGGTCCCGATCCTGGGCGCCGCGGCCGATGCGCTCGGGCGCTACCTCGACCGGGGGCGGGGGGCGCTCGCGGGCCGTCGCCCGTGCCCCGCGGTCTTCCTCAACGCCCGGGGCGGGCGCCTCTCCCGCCAGTCCGTCCATGCGATCGTCGAGAAGTACGGGCGAGTCGTGGGCATCAGGGGCCTGCACCCGCACACGCTGCGCCACAGCTTCGCGACGCACCTGCTCGAGGGCGGGGCGGACCTGCGCGTGGTCCAGGAGCTCCTGGGGCACGCCAACGTGGCGACCACCCAGCTCTACACCCACCTCGGCCGCTCTCACATCCGCCGCGTGTACCTCGCGGCGCACCCGCGGGCGTAG
- a CDS encoding ABC transporter permease: MQLFRLAGHVVLRHRGLLALYVVMLGAFGWLMASYVGTESSSYEAARPTIAVIDRDGSAVSEALSDYAAETGELVELPDTAYALQDAAAKDLANYVLVIPEGYGGALEAAARGGAEMPALECVVSYSDASGSLADQRVRAYAQQLYALLADTGLSVDQAVACAEEARASEGAQLEVGVIEPGDSGALPTDYLVFMQFSTYALFGGTAILIACGLRSLGRDQPVTTRLLAAPVSDAARGTQLALACLGVGLAVWAAMGVLGTLWCAGSLAGTDVRLVLLAQVPLLALACVGSAYGYLLWGLGATGDLAHAAGNMGSMVLTFLGGTWVQQASMGAAVTAVARLTPIWWVIHAMSAVYAADGLTGELAASVLAQSAIVALFAVATAAVGTALARARARS, translated from the coding sequence ATGCAGCTCTTTAGACTCGCCGGGCACGTGGTCCTGCGCCACCGCGGGCTTCTCGCCCTCTACGTGGTCATGCTCGGGGCCTTTGGCTGGCTCATGGCGTCCTACGTGGGCACGGAATCGAGCTCATACGAGGCCGCTCGGCCCACCATCGCCGTGATCGACCGGGACGGCTCCGCGGTGTCGGAGGCGCTCTCCGACTACGCCGCCGAGACGGGCGAGCTCGTGGAGCTGCCCGACACCGCATACGCGCTGCAGGACGCCGCCGCCAAGGACCTGGCCAACTACGTGCTCGTGATCCCGGAGGGCTACGGAGGGGCACTCGAGGCGGCGGCGCGCGGGGGCGCCGAGATGCCCGCGCTCGAGTGCGTGGTGAGCTACAGCGACGCGAGCGGCTCGCTCGCCGACCAGCGGGTACGTGCCTACGCCCAGCAGCTCTACGCGCTTCTCGCCGACACGGGACTCTCCGTCGACCAGGCCGTGGCATGCGCCGAGGAGGCGCGCGCCTCCGAGGGGGCGCAGCTGGAGGTGGGCGTCATCGAACCGGGCGACTCCGGGGCGCTGCCGACGGACTACCTCGTCTTCATGCAGTTCTCGACGTATGCCCTCTTTGGCGGGACGGCCATCCTCATCGCGTGCGGGCTGCGCTCGCTCGGACGCGACCAGCCCGTCACGACGCGCCTGCTCGCGGCCCCGGTATCCGACGCGGCGCGCGGGACCCAGCTCGCGCTCGCCTGCCTCGGCGTGGGCCTCGCGGTCTGGGCGGCGATGGGCGTGCTCGGAACGCTCTGGTGCGCGGGTTCGCTGGCGGGCACGGACGTGCGGCTCGTGCTGCTCGCGCAGGTGCCGCTGCTGGCCCTGGCCTGCGTGGGCTCGGCGTACGGCTACCTGCTCTGGGGCCTCGGAGCCACCGGCGACCTCGCGCACGCGGCGGGCAACATGGGCTCGATGGTGCTCACGTTCCTGGGCGGAACCTGGGTCCAGCAGGCGAGCATGGGCGCCGCGGTGACGGCCGTGGCGCGGCTCACCCCCATCTGGTGGGTCATCCACGCCATGAGCGCGGTGTATGCTGCCGACGGCCTCACCGGGGAGCTCGCGGCAAGCGTGCTCGCGCAGTCCGCGATCGTGGCACTCTTCGCCGTGGCGACCGCGGCCGTGGGGACCGCGCTAGCGCGCGCCCGCGCCCGGTCCTAA
- a CDS encoding sensor histidine kinase: MERIADKFVVLACCVGALALTGTGADVVGSLLASVACAFAAELPCGRARLLPALAYVALSLAVPVAGAFVAPVAYDLAAGRRGRWLAAACALLPPAACWRGALAAPAALVALLAVLVAVLLAGRTHRMLEQRAENLRVADGLRERELVLEARNRDLMDAQDYEVRLATLSERTRIAREIHDSVGHLLTRAVVQTEAQRVVHAGEPCERDFAAVADTLREALDEVRASVHDLRDDGCDLSVQLRAAAEAACAGSGVEVSCRAEAADAPPAVTSCLLAVVREALSNTLRHSDARHVSVELAKHPGLWRLRVADDGDAAAPAPDGAGMGLASMEERVRALGGSFRAGPGERGGWVVFASVPR; this comes from the coding sequence ATGGAGAGAATTGCCGACAAGTTCGTGGTGCTTGCGTGCTGCGTGGGCGCGCTTGCCCTCACGGGGACGGGTGCGGACGTCGTGGGCTCGCTGCTCGCCTCGGTTGCCTGTGCGTTTGCCGCCGAGTTGCCCTGTGGTCGCGCGCGACTCCTGCCGGCTCTCGCCTACGTGGCGCTCTCGCTTGCGGTGCCGGTCGCCGGCGCCTTCGTCGCCCCGGTCGCCTACGATCTCGCCGCCGGGCGCCGCGGTCGCTGGCTCGCCGCCGCATGTGCGCTCCTGCCGCCCGCCGCCTGCTGGCGGGGCGCCCTCGCGGCGCCCGCGGCCCTCGTCGCGCTTCTCGCCGTGCTCGTGGCAGTGCTCCTGGCCGGGCGCACGCATCGCATGCTCGAGCAGCGCGCGGAGAACCTGCGCGTCGCAGACGGCCTGCGCGAGCGCGAGCTGGTCCTCGAGGCGCGCAACCGCGATCTCATGGACGCGCAGGATTACGAGGTTCGCCTCGCTACGCTCTCCGAGCGGACGCGCATCGCTCGGGAGATTCACGACAGCGTGGGCCATCTGCTCACGCGCGCCGTCGTGCAGACGGAGGCGCAGCGCGTGGTCCACGCCGGGGAGCCATGCGAGAGGGACTTCGCCGCCGTGGCGGACACGCTGCGCGAGGCGCTCGACGAGGTGCGCGCGAGCGTGCACGACCTGCGCGACGACGGCTGCGACCTCTCCGTGCAGCTGCGCGCGGCGGCAGAAGCCGCCTGCGCGGGGTCGGGGGTCGAGGTGAGCTGCCGGGCGGAGGCCGCCGACGCCCCGCCGGCGGTGACGAGCTGCCTGCTGGCGGTGGTGCGCGAGGCGCTCTCCAACACGTTGCGCCACTCCGACGCACGGCACGTGAGCGTGGAGCTCGCGAAGCACCCGGGGCTCTGGCGGCTGCGCGTGGCAGACGACGGGGATGCGGCGGCCCCGGCCCCGGACGGGGCGGGCATGGGGCTCGCCTCCATGGAGGAGCGGGTCCGTGCGCTGGGCGGCTCCTTCCGGGCCGGTCCCGGGGAGCGCGGGGGCTGGGTGGTCTTTGCCAGCGTGCCGAGATGA
- a CDS encoding response regulator transcription factor — MRLVIADDDAVVASSLEIVLGAQPDIEVVGRAADGNEAVRLAAELAPDVVLLDIQMPGTDGLAAAERILAVPTPPHVVFLTTFSDDEYIVRALSLGAAGYLIKQDVGGVAPALRAVMAGRSVLEGEVLERAVALGAPPGEKGAAEPDLAAMFPQLTGREREVVRLVSEGLDNREVAAAAYMGEGTVRNHISQILAKLGLRNRTQIAVAYWRALR; from the coding sequence ATGCGACTTGTCATAGCCGACGACGACGCGGTGGTGGCGTCGTCGCTCGAGATCGTGCTCGGCGCGCAGCCGGACATCGAGGTCGTGGGGCGAGCCGCCGACGGTAACGAGGCCGTCCGCCTGGCGGCCGAGCTCGCCCCCGACGTGGTCCTTCTCGACATCCAGATGCCGGGCACGGACGGCCTCGCCGCGGCGGAGCGGATCCTCGCGGTGCCGACGCCCCCGCACGTGGTCTTCCTCACCACGTTCTCCGACGACGAGTACATCGTGCGCGCGCTCTCGCTCGGCGCGGCGGGCTACCTGATCAAGCAGGACGTGGGCGGGGTGGCGCCGGCCCTGCGCGCGGTCATGGCCGGTCGCAGCGTGCTGGAGGGGGAGGTGCTGGAGCGCGCGGTGGCCCTCGGCGCGCCGCCTGGCGAGAAGGGCGCGGCGGAGCCTGACCTCGCCGCGATGTTCCCGCAGCTCACGGGACGCGAGCGCGAGGTCGTGCGCCTCGTTTCCGAGGGCCTCGACAACCGCGAGGTGGCGGCTGCGGCCTACATGGGGGAGGGCACGGTGCGCAACCACATCAGCCAGATCCTCGCCAAGCTGGGACTGCGCAACCGCACGCAGATCGCGGTGGCCTACTGGCGCGCCCTGCGGTAG
- a CDS encoding ABC transporter permease, translated as MKDVLSLLRFDLTQALRNRGVVIWVLLFPLLLATVFVFMFDGYASGDVDRATRVGVVSDGSATAAELTAVLDELADGEDAVLEVVAYPDEASAAAGAEAEEVCAYVVASAEAAPRMEVPARSTGTVDQAVVQLVLERYLQVSATMAAVAEADPTALSSAESTTRLAESLAGDDVLTERLSVLRAESSEFARFYYAMLGFSSLMGAQVALLLVVTKRADGSPEGARRQLGAVGPVRQLAAALLAAWIVVFACLVAALVYIRLVAGVSFGGREGLAVAACAACALVSCAIGTFIGSIPRLSTSAKDVVCTIATMGLSLPAGLFGTPSLRLADWLSLHLPWAQAINPAVQVGEAFYRLAFYDSLAPFARSLGTLLAISAALFVVAALFMRRQRYAAL; from the coding sequence GTGAAAGACGTGCTCTCGCTCCTGCGCTTCGACCTCACCCAGGCGCTGCGCAACCGCGGCGTGGTCATCTGGGTGCTGCTGTTCCCGCTGCTCCTGGCGACGGTCTTCGTGTTCATGTTCGACGGCTACGCTTCGGGGGACGTGGACCGCGCCACGCGCGTGGGCGTGGTCTCGGACGGCTCGGCAACGGCCGCGGAGCTCACTGCCGTTCTCGACGAGCTCGCCGATGGCGAGGACGCGGTCCTCGAGGTCGTGGCCTATCCAGACGAGGCCAGCGCTGCGGCAGGGGCGGAGGCCGAGGAGGTCTGCGCCTACGTCGTGGCCTCGGCGGAGGCCGCGCCGCGCATGGAGGTGCCCGCCCGCTCCACCGGGACCGTGGACCAGGCGGTGGTGCAGCTCGTGCTCGAGCGCTATCTGCAGGTCTCCGCGACGATGGCCGCCGTGGCCGAGGCCGACCCGACGGCCCTCTCCTCCGCGGAGTCCACGACCCGCCTGGCCGAGTCGCTGGCCGGCGACGACGTGCTCACCGAGCGCCTCTCCGTCCTGCGCGCCGAGTCGAGCGAGTTCGCGCGCTTCTACTACGCGATGCTCGGCTTCTCGAGCCTGATGGGCGCGCAGGTGGCGCTTCTGCTCGTGGTCACCAAGCGCGCGGACGGCTCCCCGGAGGGCGCCCGGCGCCAGCTCGGCGCGGTGGGGCCTGTCCGCCAGCTCGCAGCTGCGCTTCTCGCCGCGTGGATCGTGGTCTTTGCGTGCCTTGTGGCAGCCCTCGTCTACATCCGGCTCGTCGCAGGGGTCTCCTTCGGCGGCCGGGAAGGGCTGGCGGTCGCCGCCTGCGCCGCGTGCGCGCTCGTGAGCTGCGCCATCGGAACCTTCATCGGCTCGATACCGCGGCTCTCCACGTCCGCCAAGGACGTCGTCTGCACCATCGCGACGATGGGCCTCTCGCTTCCGGCGGGGCTCTTCGGCACGCCGTCGCTTCGCCTGGCCGACTGGCTCTCCCTCCACCTGCCCTGGGCGCAGGCGATAAACCCGGCGGTGCAGGTCGGCGAGGCCTTCTATCGCCTGGCGTTCTACGACTCGCTCGCACCGTTCGCCCGGTCCCTGGGCACGCTCCTGGCCATCTCCGCCGCGCTCTTCGTCGTGGCGGCGCTCTTCATGAGGAGGCAGCGCTATGCAGCTCTTTAG